A genomic stretch from Tachyglossus aculeatus isolate mTacAcu1 chromosome 19, mTacAcu1.pri, whole genome shotgun sequence includes:
- the LOC119940627 gene encoding basic proline-rich protein-like, whose product MAADPAVAPGAPSVPPQWPLAPPRWPRTPPRCPLSPPQCPLAPPRCPLAPPQWPRTPPRCPLSPPQWPRTPPQWPRTPPRCPLAPPQWPLAPPGAPAVAPGAPSVAPGAPSVPPGAPAVAPDAPSVPPVAPSVPPGAPSVAPDAPSVPPVAPSVAPGAPSVAPVAPSVAPDSPSVPPGAPSVDPVSPSVPPVAPSVPPVAPSVAPDAPSVGPVAPSVPPVSPSVPPVAPSVAPVAPAAAPSAPSASAGVPALPPGGLAASPSAPAGPVRLRPGARARVVSRRGSGRGLGRRAAPRRPVPPLGRDRGRPWPPALLRRPAGPAAPPRESRLQAPDRAAPLPGPRTSDLQPPVLWLLSPRAPDVLLPATRLPDVRTPGARTSDAWPSDVRTPGARTSDAWPSDVRPSRTQAPGVQPSDVRPPSVRCSDVRPLSPWPSDTGPPDVQPSKAGPSDVQPSKAGPSDVQPPKAGPSDVLPPKAGPSGVQPPKAGPSDVQPPKAGPSDVQTPKAGPSDVQPPKVGPSDVQPPKAGPSDVQTPKAGPSDVQTPKAGPSDVLPPKAGPSDVKPPKAGPSDVQPPKAGPSDVQPPKAGPSDVQPPKAGPSDVQTPKAGPSDVQPPKVGPSDVQPPKAGPSDVQTPKAGPSDIQTPKAGPSDVLPPKAGPSDVQPPKAGPSDVQPPKAGPSDVQPPKAGPSDVQPPKAGPSDVQPPKVGPSDVQPPKAGPSDIQTPKPPSARPFDVHPPSARPSDVQSHSPQVPNGQSSNVCSPDTQPFDIGSPDIQSLCYAGIEEREPQVGSLASPSPAASVHQEPQTQVVELLSQVRGLSWAILELLRKNERLLEAVRGVTEDIRSLEDFPSPPPPPGSVGDPGVLYSLFPAAVLCLRHGYKAAQLSRTKAENESQIPGAPVPDPRICQREA is encoded by the exons ATGGCGGCTGACCCCGCGGTGGCCCCGGGCGCCCCCTCGGTGCCCCCTCAGTGGCCCCTGGCGCCCCCTCGGTGGCCCCGGACGCCCCCTCGGTGCCCCCTGTCGCCCCCTCAGTGCCCCCTGGCGCCCCCTCGGTGCCCCCTGGCGCCCCCGCAGTGGCCCCGGACGCCCCCTCGGTGCCCCCTGTCGCCCCCTCAGTGGCCCCGGACGCCCCCTCAGTGGCCCCGGACGCCCCCTCGGTGCCCCCTGGCGCCCCCTCAGTGGCCCCTGGCGCCCCCTGGCGCCCCCGCAGTGGCCCCGGGCGCCCCCTCAGTGGCCCCTGGAGCCCCCTCGGTGCCCCCTGGCGCCCCCGCAGTGGCCCCGGACGCCCCCTCGGTGCCCCCTGTCGCCCCCTCAGTGCCCCCTGGCGCCCCCTCAGTGGCCCCGGACGCCCCCTCAGTGCCCCCTGTCGCCCCCTCAGTGGCCCCTGGAGCCCCCTCAGTGGCCCCTGTCGCCCCCTCAGTGGCCCCGGACTCCCCCTCAGTGCCCCCTGGCGCCCCCTCAGTggaccctgtctccccctcagtgcCCCCTGTCGCCCCCTCGGTGCCCCCTGTCGCCCCCTCAGTGGCCCCGGACGCCCCCTCGGTGGGTCCTGTCGCCCCGTCGgtgccccctgtctccccctcggtGCCCCCCGTCGCCCCGTCAGTGGCCCCCGTCGCCCCGGCAGCGGCCCCGTCCGCCCCGTCAGCGTCCGCCGGCGTCCCCGCACTGCCCCCCGGCGGCCTCGCCGCGTCCCCGTCGGCCCCCGCGGGCCCCGTCCGGCTTCGACCTGGCGCCCGCGCTCGTGTCGTGTCGCGCCGCGGGTCGGGCCGCGGGTTGGGccgccgcgccgcgccgcgccgccCGGTGCCGCCACTTGGCCGAGACCGGGGTCGCCCGTGGCCACCTGCGCTGCTTCGGAGACCAGCGGGCCCGGCCGCCCCGCCCCGGGAGAGCCGGCTCCAGGCCCCGGACCGAGCCGCGCCGCTCCCCGGACCCCGGACCTCCGACCTCCAGCCCCCCGTTCTGTGGCTGCTCAGTCCCCGGGCCCCCGACGTGCTGCTCCCCGCCACCCGGCTCCCCGACGTCCGGACCCCCGGGGCTCGAACCTCCGACGCCTGGCCCTCCGATGTCCGGACCCCCGGGGCTCGAACCTCCGACGCCTGGCCCTCCGATGTCCGGCCCTCCAGAACCCAGGCCCCCGGCGTCCAGCCCTCCGATGTGCGGCCCCCCAGTGTCCGATGTTCAGACGTCCGGCCCCTCAGCCCCTGGCCCTCTGACACCGGGCCCCCCGACGTCCAGCCCTCCAAGGCCGGGCCCTCCGACGTCCAGCCCTCCAAGGCCGGGCCCTCCGACGTCCAGCCCCCCAAGGCCGGGCCCTCCGACGTCCTGCCCCCCAAGGCTGGGCCCTCCGGCGTCCAGCCCCCCAAGGCCGGGCCCTCCGACGTCCAGCCCCCCAAGGCCGGGCCCTCCGACGTCCAGACGCCCAAGGCCGGGCCCTCCGACGTCCAGCCCCCCAAGGTTGGGCCCTCCGACGTCCAGCCCCCCAAGGCCGGGCCCTCCGACGTCCAGACGCCCAAGGCCGGGCCCTCCGACGTCCAGACGCCCAAGGCCGGGCCCTCCGACGTCCTGCCCCCCAAGGCCGGGCCCTCCGACGTCAAGCCCCCCAAGGCCGGGCCCTCCGACGTCCAGCCCCCCAAGGCCGGGCCCTCCGACGTCCAGCCCCCCAAGGCCGGGCCCTCCGACGTCCAGCCCCCCAAGGCCGGGCCCTCCGACGTCCAGACGCCCAAGGCCGGGCCCTCCGACGTCCAGCCCCCCAAGGTTGGGCCCTCCGACGTCCAGCCCCCCAAGGCCGGGCCCTCCGACGTCCAGACGCCCAAGGCCGGGCCCTCCGACATCCAGACGCCCAAGGCCGGGCCCTCCGACGTCCTGCCCCCCAAGGCCGGGCCCTCCGACGTCCAGCCCCCCAAGGCCGGGCCCTCCGACGTCCAGCCCCCCAAGGCCGGGCCCTCCGACGTCCAGCCCCCCAAGGCCGGGCCCTCCGACGTCCAGCCCCCCAAGGCCGGGCCCTCCGACGTCCAGCCCCCCAAGGTTGGGCCCTCCGACGTCCAGCCCCCCAAGGCCGGGCCCTCCGACATCCAGACGCCCAAG cctcCCAGTGCTCGGCCCTTCGACGTCCATCCTCCTAGTGCCCGGCCTTCTGACGTCCAGTCCCACAGCCCCCAGGTCCCCAATGGCCAGAGCTCTAACGTCTGTTCCCCCGACACCCAGCCCTTCGACATCGGGTCTCCTGACATTCAGTCCCTCTGCTATGCTGGCATTGAGGAACGGGAACCTCAAG TTGGCTCCTTGGCCTCGCCTTCTCCAGCTGCCAGTGTTCATCAGGAACCCCAGACCCAGGTTGTGGAGTTGCTGAGTCAAGTGAGAGGACTTTCCTGGGCCATCTTGGAACTGTTACGAAAGAACGAACGGCTCCTGGAAGCCGTTCG CGGCGTCACTGAGGATATCAGGTCGCTGGAAGatttcccctccccgccacccccaccggGAAGTGTGGGAGATCCAGGAGTCCTTTACTCCTTATTTCCTGCAGCTGTCCTCTGCCTTCGGCATG GCTATAAGGCAGCGCAGTTGTCAAGGACAAAGGCAGAGAATGAGTCCCAGATCCCAGGGGCTCCAGTACCAGATCCCAGGATTTGCCAGAGGGAGGCCTAA